One stretch of Aquimarina sp. Aq107 DNA includes these proteins:
- a CDS encoding shikimate kinase, with protein sequence MNIILLGYMGCGKSSIGRDLASELKMECIDLDDFIENQEKKSIGQIFEDNGEIYFRKKENEYLKQVLKTKNNHIISLGGGTPCFAGNLEIIKGDENAKSVYLKTSLEELVDRLYLEKEKRPLIAHISSRDDLKDFVRKHLFERSFYYNQAEYVISTDNKTIQEVVKEMQNVLF encoded by the coding sequence ATGAATATTATTTTATTAGGATATATGGGTTGCGGTAAGTCCTCTATTGGCAGGGATTTAGCTTCTGAATTAAAAATGGAATGCATCGATCTTGATGATTTTATAGAAAATCAAGAAAAAAAATCAATAGGTCAAATTTTTGAGGATAACGGTGAAATATATTTTAGAAAAAAAGAAAATGAGTACCTAAAACAAGTCTTAAAAACGAAAAATAATCATATTATTTCTTTAGGAGGAGGAACTCCTTGTTTTGCGGGAAACCTTGAGATCATTAAAGGAGATGAAAACGCTAAAAGTGTGTACCTGAAAACTTCTTTAGAAGAATTAGTGGATAGATTATATCTAGAGAAAGAAAAACGTCCTTTAATAGCTCATATATCATCTAGGGATGATCTTAAAGACTTTGTTCGTAAACATCTCTTCGAGCGTTCTTTTTATTATAATCAAGCGGAGTATGTTATTTCTACTGATAACAAGACTATTCAAGAAGTTGTCAAGGAAATGCAAAATGTTTTATTCTAG
- a CDS encoding phosphoribosyltransferase family protein, giving the protein MQTEDNIILTHEQIQHKIKRIAYQIYETNVNEKEIVIAGIASNGYIFAQRLKAILEEVSDINITLCEVTMDKSSPQDTVKTSISASDYKNKSLVLADDVLNSGTALVYGVKHFLDVPLIRFKTAVLVNRNHKKYPIKADFKGISLSTSLHEHVNVTFGENDLAILE; this is encoded by the coding sequence ATGCAAACCGAAGACAATATCATCCTTACTCACGAACAAATACAACATAAGATTAAGCGTATAGCGTATCAAATCTATGAAACTAATGTAAATGAAAAAGAAATTGTTATTGCTGGTATTGCAAGTAATGGTTATATTTTTGCTCAACGCCTAAAAGCAATATTAGAAGAGGTTTCTGATATTAATATTACATTATGTGAAGTAACTATGGATAAATCTTCTCCGCAAGACACTGTTAAAACCTCCATTTCTGCTTCAGATTATAAAAACAAATCACTTGTCCTTGCAGATGATGTACTTAATTCTGGTACTGCTTTGGTATATGGTGTAAAACATTTTTTAGACGTGCCATTAATACGGTTTAAGACAGCTGTTCTTGTTAACCGAAATCATAAAAAATACCCGATAAAAGCAGATTTCAAAGGAATTTCACTTTCTACATCACTACATGAGCATGTGAATGTAACTTTTGGAGAAAATGATCTAGCTATACTAGAATAA
- a CDS encoding methyltransferase domain-containing protein has protein sequence MKLDSKFWNNKYSSNQTGWDIGYASPPIISYFDQLEDKSLKILIPGCGNAYEAIYLFRNGFKNIYILDFVKDTLDNFKIKFPDFPVSQILYKDFFELEDQFDIVVEQTFFCAIHPDQRKQYLAKMKSILKPNGKLVGLFFNIEFEKSGPPFGGTKNQYLELFSQYFRINTLEKCYNSILPRKDNELFFIFEVN, from the coding sequence ATGAAATTAGATTCAAAATTTTGGAATAACAAATATAGTTCAAATCAAACCGGATGGGACATAGGATATGCATCTCCTCCAATTATTTCATACTTTGATCAGTTAGAAGATAAAAGCTTAAAAATATTAATTCCTGGATGTGGAAATGCATATGAGGCTATTTATTTATTTCGAAATGGTTTTAAAAACATCTACATATTAGATTTTGTAAAAGATACTCTTGATAATTTTAAAATAAAATTTCCGGATTTTCCTGTATCGCAAATACTATATAAAGATTTTTTTGAACTAGAAGATCAATTCGATATTGTCGTAGAACAAACATTCTTCTGCGCAATTCATCCAGACCAAAGAAAGCAATATCTTGCTAAGATGAAATCAATTTTAAAACCAAATGGAAAATTAGTTGGTCTTTTCTTCAATATCGAATTTGAAAAATCCGGCCCTCCATTTGGAGGTACTAAAAATCAGTATTTGGAGTTATTTTCACAATATTTCAGAATTAACACATTAGAAAAGTGTTATAATTCCATTCTACCACGCAAGGATAACGAACTCTTTTTTATCTTTGAGGTCAATTGA
- a CDS encoding RNA-binding S4 domain-containing protein, which produces MRVDKYLWCIRYFKTRSIATKACKEGKVRVNGDIIKPSREIYPTDKITVRKNQVNYELVVLDTPKSRLGAKLVDIYRKDVTPTETLQKLDLLKYSKEYYRKKGAGRPTKKDRRDIDDWFEEPSNNDSEE; this is translated from the coding sequence ATGCGAGTTGATAAATATTTATGGTGTATCAGATATTTCAAGACGCGTAGCATTGCTACCAAAGCTTGTAAAGAAGGTAAAGTAAGAGTGAATGGCGATATTATAAAACCATCACGAGAAATCTACCCAACTGATAAAATTACAGTTCGAAAAAACCAGGTTAACTATGAACTTGTTGTTCTGGACACACCAAAAAGTCGACTTGGCGCTAAGCTAGTCGACATATATCGTAAAGACGTTACTCCTACAGAAACGTTGCAAAAACTAGATCTTTTAAAATATTCTAAAGAATATTACAGAAAAAAAGGTGCTGGTAGACCTACCAAGAAAGATCGAAGAGATATTGATGATTGGTTTGAAGAACCTTCTAATAACGATAGTGAGGAATGA
- a CDS encoding FKBP-type peptidyl-prolyl cis-trans isomerase, with protein MNVRRYIFAAGVVVAALYACNNDDDDGIISVPPRDEAEQQADEDPIIQDYLKTHFFTLVDNDANPDFQTVQFDTIAGVNSGQTSIWDSGLLETKTVTNMDTEVSYTLYMLKYNNGVATERQTQFADSTFVTYTGEVFYDYEDDDGDGIPNDGDVDADGDGEPDTVDDSVTKTDSDGDGIADDSDIDNNPTSSDSDGDGVIDENDPVDNNNPRRRVFDSAVTPVWFDLVNVVEGFREAVVDFKGASGFIENGDGTVSYNMDFGNFTVFMPSGLGYFAEPQNGIPQYAPLIFSVQLYGSVEADHDNDGVPSYLEDIDGDRLVFDTDDDTDGNGFPDYLDPDDDGDGTLTIDEDLEPDTDLTVDRDGDGDPTNDIGDGDPTNDDTDGDGIPNYLDTDDTASRDD; from the coding sequence ATGAATGTAAGAAGATATATTTTTGCCGCAGGTGTTGTTGTGGCAGCCTTATATGCCTGTAATAACGATGACGATGATGGTATTATTAGTGTTCCGCCAAGAGATGAAGCAGAACAACAGGCTGATGAAGATCCAATAATACAAGATTATCTAAAAACGCATTTTTTTACGTTGGTAGATAATGATGCAAACCCTGATTTCCAAACTGTACAATTTGATACTATAGCAGGAGTTAATAGTGGCCAAACTTCTATTTGGGATTCTGGACTTTTGGAAACTAAGACAGTTACCAATATGGATACAGAGGTTTCGTATACATTATACATGCTTAAATATAATAATGGAGTAGCTACTGAACGCCAAACGCAGTTCGCGGATTCTACATTTGTAACTTATACAGGAGAGGTTTTTTATGATTATGAAGATGATGATGGAGATGGTATTCCTAATGATGGTGATGTAGACGCAGATGGAGATGGAGAACCTGATACGGTAGATGATTCTGTTACTAAAACAGATAGTGACGGTGATGGTATTGCTGATGATAGTGATATTGATAATAATCCAACTTCTTCAGATTCTGATGGTGATGGTGTTATAGATGAAAATGATCCTGTAGATAATAATAACCCTAGGAGAAGAGTGTTTGATAGCGCAGTAACTCCAGTATGGTTTGATTTAGTAAACGTTGTAGAAGGTTTTAGAGAAGCAGTAGTAGATTTCAAAGGGGCATCAGGTTTTATAGAGAATGGCGATGGTACTGTTAGTTACAATATGGATTTTGGTAATTTTACAGTTTTTATGCCATCTGGTTTAGGGTATTTTGCAGAACCGCAAAATGGAATCCCGCAATATGCACCTTTAATATTTAGTGTTCAATTGTATGGAAGTGTAGAAGCAGATCACGACAATGATGGAGTTCCTTCATATTTAGAAGATATTGATGGAGATAGGTTGGTTTTTGATACAGATGATGATACAGATGGTAATGGTTTTCCTGATTATTTAGATCCAGATGATGATGGTGATGGAACATTAACAATAGATGAAGATTTAGAGCCAGATACAGATTTAACTGTAGATAGAGATGGAGATGGAGATCCAACAAATGACATTGGAGATGGAGATCCAACAAATGATGATACTGATGGAGATGGAATTCCAAACTATCTCGATACAGATGATACAGCATCTAGAGATGATTAA
- a CDS encoding porin family protein, with protein MKNVVVFLILFSSCAIISQEKGINFGVKAGLNYGDNGKIEFSDVTNAGDNLLSENADDRVGYHIGVFLRGDITDNFYLKPELQYTQNSSSYSFDNRKLNYNVKKLDLPILAGIYLLGPLHVFGGPSLQYIVDNDLEDVRLSEVKNEFTVGVQFGVGLQIRRLNIDLRYERGITENQAQTIDANTGQTIRVDSRPNQFILSLALDL; from the coding sequence ATGAAAAACGTAGTAGTGTTTTTAATTCTTTTTAGCTCTTGTGCAATCATATCACAAGAAAAAGGAATAAACTTTGGTGTAAAAGCTGGTCTGAATTATGGGGACAATGGCAAAATAGAGTTTAGTGATGTAACCAATGCTGGTGACAATTTACTTTCTGAGAATGCTGATGATCGTGTAGGATATCATATCGGAGTATTTTTAAGAGGAGATATCACTGACAACTTTTATCTTAAACCAGAATTACAGTATACACAAAACAGTAGTTCTTATTCATTTGATAATCGAAAATTAAATTACAATGTAAAGAAACTAGATCTACCTATTTTAGCAGGGATCTATTTATTAGGCCCTTTACACGTATTTGGAGGACCTTCTTTACAATATATTGTAGATAATGATCTAGAAGATGTTCGACTAAGTGAAGTTAAAAATGAATTCACTGTAGGAGTTCAATTTGGAGTTGGATTACAGATAAGACGACTGAATATAGATCTTAGATATGAAAGAGGAATTACCGAAAACCAGGCTCAAACTATTGATGCAAATACAGGACAAACAATTAGAGTTGATTCTAGACCTAATCAATTTATTCTAAGTTTAGCATTGGACTTATAA
- a CDS encoding transketolase family protein: protein MKKYIDTGKKDTRSGFGAGLEVLGKTNENVVALCADLIGSLKMDAFIANNPDRFFQIGIAEANMMGIAAGLTIGGKIPFTGTFANFSTGRVYDQIRQSIAYSGKNVKICASHAGLTLGEDGATHQILEDIGLMKMLPGMVVINPCDYNQTKAATIAIADYEGPVYLRFGRPKVANFTPEDQKFEIGKALHLQDGTDVTIVATGHLVWEALQATAALQEKGISAEVINIHTIKPLDNEAILNSVKKTGCIVTAEEHNFLGGLGESVSRVLTQNHPVPQEFIATNDTFGESGTPDQLMEKYGLNADAIINAAEKVIKRK from the coding sequence ATGAAAAAATATATAGATACAGGAAAAAAAGATACTCGTTCTGGTTTTGGAGCAGGTCTTGAAGTACTTGGAAAAACAAATGAGAATGTTGTAGCACTTTGTGCTGATCTTATCGGTTCTCTAAAAATGGATGCATTTATTGCGAACAATCCAGATCGTTTTTTTCAAATAGGAATTGCCGAAGCTAATATGATGGGAATCGCAGCTGGGTTAACTATTGGTGGTAAAATACCTTTTACTGGAACTTTTGCTAATTTTTCTACTGGTCGAGTTTATGATCAAATTCGTCAATCCATTGCCTACAGTGGTAAAAATGTAAAAATCTGTGCTTCTCATGCAGGTTTGACACTTGGAGAAGATGGTGCAACACATCAAATTTTAGAAGATATTGGGTTAATGAAAATGTTACCAGGTATGGTAGTAATTAACCCTTGTGATTATAATCAAACCAAAGCTGCTACAATTGCAATTGCTGATTATGAAGGTCCAGTTTACTTGCGTTTTGGAAGACCAAAGGTTGCAAACTTTACTCCAGAAGATCAAAAATTCGAAATAGGAAAAGCTCTTCACTTACAGGATGGTACTGATGTTACTATTGTAGCTACAGGTCACCTAGTATGGGAAGCATTACAAGCTACTGCAGCATTACAAGAAAAAGGAATTAGTGCAGAAGTGATTAATATACATACCATAAAACCACTTGATAATGAAGCTATCTTAAACTCCGTTAAAAAGACTGGTTGTATTGTTACGGCAGAAGAGCATAACTTCTTAGGAGGTTTGGGAGAAAGTGTATCTAGAGTATTAACTCAAAATCACCCTGTACCACAAGAATTCATTGCTACTAATGACACATTTGGAGAAAGTGGAACTCCTGATCAACTTATGGAAAAATATGGATTAAATGCTGATGCTATCATAAATGCGGCGGAAAAAGTTATCAAAAGAAAATAA
- a CDS encoding transketolase, which produces MPKTQQLEDFVTQVRRDILRQVHKVNSGHPGGSLGCTEFFVALYQEILERKDGFDMDGKEEDLFFLSNGHISPVFYSVLARSGYFPVEELNTFRLINSRLQGHPTTHEGLPGIRIASGSLGQGMSVAIGAAQAKKLNNDNHIVYSLHGDGELQEGQIWEAAMYASGKKVDNLISTIDLNGQQIDGSTDDVLSLGSLRAKFEAFGWDVMEIKEGNNITAVIEGLQEAKSRTGKGKPVCVLMHTIMGNGVDFMMHTHAWHGKAPNDEQLEIGLAQNPETLGDY; this is translated from the coding sequence ATGCCAAAAACACAACAATTAGAAGATTTTGTAACTCAAGTTCGTAGAGATATTCTACGACAGGTTCACAAAGTAAACTCAGGGCATCCAGGTGGTTCTCTAGGGTGCACGGAATTTTTTGTAGCTCTTTATCAAGAAATTTTGGAAAGAAAAGATGGTTTCGATATGGACGGAAAAGAAGAAGACCTTTTCTTCTTATCTAACGGACATATTTCTCCGGTTTTTTACAGTGTATTAGCAAGAAGCGGATATTTTCCTGTAGAAGAATTAAATACATTTAGACTAATTAACAGTAGACTTCAAGGACACCCAACGACTCACGAAGGTCTTCCTGGTATTAGAATTGCTTCTGGATCTCTTGGTCAAGGAATGTCTGTAGCTATTGGTGCTGCGCAAGCAAAAAAACTGAATAATGATAACCATATTGTATACAGTCTTCATGGAGACGGAGAATTACAAGAAGGTCAGATTTGGGAAGCAGCTATGTATGCATCCGGAAAAAAAGTAGATAATCTTATTTCTACAATAGATCTTAATGGTCAACAAATCGATGGATCCACTGATGATGTATTATCATTAGGTAGTCTTAGAGCTAAATTCGAAGCTTTTGGTTGGGATGTTATGGAAATCAAAGAAGGAAATAATATTACAGCTGTAATAGAAGGATTACAGGAAGCTAAAAGCAGAACTGGAAAAGGTAAACCAGTTTGTGTATTAATGCATACTATAATGGGTAATGGAGTAGATTTTATGATGCACACTCATGCTTGGCACGGTAAAGCTCCAAATGATGAGCAATTAGAAATAGGTTTAGCACAAAATCCTGAGACTTTAGGAGACTATTAA
- the tgt gene encoding tRNA guanosine(34) transglycosylase Tgt, protein MQFDLLSTDPQSKARAGKVTTDHGVIETPIFMPVGTVATVKGVHQRELKNDINPDIILGNTYHLYLRPQTPILEKAGGLHKFMNWDRNILTDSGGYQVYSLSANRKIKEEGVKFKSHIDGSYHVFTPENVMEIQRTIGADIIMAFDECTPYPCDYGYAKRSMHMTHRWLDRCMQHLEKVPVKYGYDQTFFPIVQGSTYKDLRRQSAEYIANAGAEGNAIGGLSVGEPAEEMYAMTEVVTEILPEDKPRYLMGVGTPINILENIALGIDMFDCVMPTRNGRNGMLFTAHGTINIKNKKWEDDFSPIDEMAITYVDTEYSKAYLKHLFSVNEMLGRQIATIHNLGFYLWLVREARKHILAGDFYSWKNMMVKQMDKRL, encoded by the coding sequence ATGCAATTCGACCTATTATCTACGGACCCTCAGAGTAAGGCCAGAGCCGGAAAAGTAACAACTGATCATGGAGTTATTGAAACTCCAATTTTTATGCCTGTTGGTACTGTAGCAACTGTAAAAGGTGTACATCAAAGAGAGTTGAAAAATGATATTAATCCTGATATTATATTAGGAAACACTTATCATTTATATCTAAGACCGCAAACACCAATTTTAGAAAAAGCAGGTGGGTTACATAAATTTATGAATTGGGATAGAAATATTCTTACAGATAGTGGAGGTTATCAAGTATATTCTCTATCCGCAAATCGTAAGATTAAGGAAGAAGGTGTGAAGTTTAAGTCTCATATTGATGGATCATATCACGTGTTTACACCAGAAAATGTAATGGAGATTCAACGTACAATTGGTGCAGATATCATCATGGCTTTTGATGAATGTACTCCATACCCTTGTGATTACGGATATGCAAAGAGAAGTATGCATATGACTCACAGGTGGTTAGATAGATGTATGCAACATCTCGAAAAAGTTCCAGTTAAATATGGATATGATCAGACTTTTTTTCCAATAGTACAAGGAAGTACTTATAAAGATCTAAGAAGACAGTCTGCAGAATATATTGCTAATGCGGGAGCAGAAGGAAATGCAATCGGAGGTTTGTCAGTAGGAGAACCAGCAGAAGAGATGTATGCAATGACTGAAGTAGTGACAGAAATATTGCCAGAGGATAAACCTAGATATTTGATGGGTGTGGGTACACCAATTAATATTTTAGAAAATATTGCATTAGGTATTGATATGTTTGATTGTGTAATGCCAACTAGAAATGGAAGAAATGGAATGTTATTTACAGCACATGGAACTATAAATATTAAGAATAAAAAATGGGAAGATGACTTTTCTCCTATTGATGAAATGGCTATTACTTATGTGGATACAGAATATTCTAAAGCATATCTAAAGCACCTTTTTTCGGTAAATGAAATGCTAGGAAGACAGATAGCGACGATCCATAATTTAGGTTTTTATTTATGGTTGGTTCGTGAAGCGAGAAAACATATCTTAGCCGGAGATTTTTATTCTTGGAAAAATATGATGGTAAAACAAATGGATAAAAGATTGTAA
- a CDS encoding LptF/LptG family permease: MKILDWYILKRYLGTFFAMILMFIPIGIIVDLSEKIDNILEHEAPFGAVVSYYLDFTIYFANLLFPLFVFLSVIWFTSKLANKTEIIAFLSSGVSFWRFLRPYMIGAILICVGALAMGLFLAPKASQGFNEFKYTYLKKGKKVQETRNVYRQLNDSIFLYASDFKPLKKKATNFTLEYFDGNKLVTKISARTITFIEKDSIYELRDFVKRTVLEDRDIIEKARKKDTILPFDIDEFTPVTYVAETLNYMELSKFIEKESKRGSSDINRYKVVAYKRWSIPVSAFILTVIGVAVSSMKRRGGMGINLAVGISLAFVFIFFDKVLGTLANQSDFPPLVAVWFPNFSFGILAIYLLYNAKR; this comes from the coding sequence TTGAAAATATTAGACTGGTATATACTTAAACGTTATTTAGGAACTTTTTTCGCAATGATTCTCATGTTTATTCCAATAGGAATTATCGTTGATCTTTCTGAGAAAATAGATAATATATTAGAGCATGAAGCGCCCTTTGGAGCCGTTGTTTCTTATTATTTGGATTTTACCATCTACTTTGCAAATTTACTATTTCCATTATTTGTATTTCTTTCTGTGATTTGGTTTACTTCTAAATTAGCTAATAAGACAGAAATTATAGCCTTTTTAAGCTCAGGTGTTTCATTTTGGAGATTTCTTAGACCGTATATGATTGGAGCGATTTTAATTTGTGTAGGAGCTCTTGCAATGGGGTTATTTTTAGCACCTAAAGCAAGTCAGGGATTTAATGAGTTTAAATATACCTACTTAAAAAAGGGGAAGAAAGTTCAAGAAACCAGAAATGTATACCGTCAATTAAATGATAGTATCTTTTTATATGCGAGTGATTTTAAACCACTTAAGAAAAAGGCGACAAATTTCACATTGGAATATTTCGATGGAAATAAATTAGTTACAAAAATTTCAGCTAGAACGATAACCTTTATAGAGAAAGATAGTATTTATGAATTAAGAGACTTTGTGAAACGTACAGTTTTAGAAGACAGAGATATCATAGAGAAAGCAAGGAAAAAAGACACGATTTTACCTTTTGATATAGATGAGTTTACTCCTGTGACTTATGTAGCAGAGACACTAAATTATATGGAATTAAGTAAGTTTATAGAAAAGGAAAGTAAAAGAGGTTCTTCAGATATAAACAGATATAAAGTGGTAGCTTATAAGAGATGGAGTATTCCTGTTTCAGCATTTATACTTACCGTTATAGGTGTAGCAGTTTCTTCTATGAAAAGAAGAGGAGGAATGGGTATAAATCTAGCTGTCGGTATCTCTTTAGCCTTCGTTTTTATCTTTTTTGATAAAGTTTTAGGTACGTTGGCCAATCAATCTGATTTTCCACCTTTAGTGGCAGTGTGGTTTCCTAATTTTTCTTTTGGGATATTAGCAATTTATCTTCTTTACAATGCCAAACGTTAA
- a CDS encoding DMT family transporter, which yields MPNVKLQNYLHFHFIVFIWGFTAILGELISIEALPLVWYRMLMASGFIYLYILVRKISLKVSKKLLFTLCIAGGIIALHWITFFAAIKVSNVSITLAILSTGAFFTSILEPIFYKRKLIWYEVVFGLMVIVGLYIIFNVEGDYFLGIVYALCSAFLSSVFSLINGKIAQQYSPSMISFYELLTGVGFVTIYLIGMSFLGAENEGFTIGFFQLSTSDWIFLIILASFCTAYAFIGSVQVMKYLSPYTVMLTINLEPVYGIVLAFLIFGDSEKMNPGFYYGALIILSTVVLNGIFKNIKKIKRQRS from the coding sequence ATGCCAAACGTTAAACTCCAGAATTATCTTCATTTTCATTTTATAGTATTTATATGGGGGTTTACTGCAATACTTGGAGAGCTAATCTCTATTGAAGCACTACCTTTAGTATGGTATAGGATGTTGATGGCTTCAGGATTTATTTACCTTTATATTCTCGTTAGAAAAATTTCTTTAAAGGTATCTAAGAAGCTTTTGTTTACATTATGTATTGCTGGTGGGATTATTGCATTACATTGGATTACTTTTTTTGCGGCAATAAAAGTTTCTAACGTTTCTATAACGCTTGCTATTTTGTCTACAGGTGCATTTTTCACTTCGATTTTAGAACCTATTTTTTATAAGCGAAAACTTATTTGGTATGAGGTTGTATTTGGTTTGATGGTAATTGTAGGTCTTTATATTATTTTTAATGTAGAAGGTGATTATTTTTTAGGAATTGTATATGCACTATGTTCAGCTTTTTTATCATCTGTTTTTTCATTAATTAATGGTAAGATCGCTCAACAATATTCTCCTTCAATGATTTCTTTTTATGAATTATTAACTGGAGTGGGTTTTGTGACAATTTACTTGATAGGAATGTCTTTTTTAGGAGCAGAAAATGAAGGTTTTACAATTGGTTTCTTTCAGTTATCAACCTCGGATTGGATATTTTTAATAATACTTGCTTCATTTTGCACGGCTTATGCTTTTATAGGTTCAGTTCAGGTTATGAAATACTTAAGTCCTTATACAGTAATGTTAACGATAAATTTAGAGCCTGTTTATGGAATTGTATTAGCATTTTTAATTTTTGGAGATTCAGAAAAAATGAACCCAGGATTTTATTACGGAGCCCTTATTATACTTAGCACAGTAGTGTTGAATGGTATATTTAAAAATATTAAAAAAATAAAAAGACAAAGGTCTTAA
- a CDS encoding acetyl-CoA carboxylase carboxyltransferase subunit alpha, with translation MEYLEFELPIKELEEQFEKACAIGAESDVDVTDTCKQIEKKLNETKKEIYKNLTAWQRVQLSRHPSRPYTLDYINAICGDSFLELHGDRNVKDDKAMIGGLGKIGDQSFMFIGQQKGYNTKTRQYRNFGMANPEGYRKALRLMKSAEKFNIPVVCFVDTPGAYPGLEAEERGQGEAIARNILEMTRLKVPITVIIIGEGASGGALGIGVGDKVLMLENSWYSVISPENCSSILWRSWEQKEIAAEALKLTAKDSAKLKVVDEIVREPLGGAHSDREKTFKAVRDKILSSFEEMKNLSPEELVEKRMDKYANMGVFKG, from the coding sequence ATGGAATATTTAGAATTTGAACTCCCCATAAAAGAACTCGAAGAACAATTTGAAAAAGCTTGCGCTATAGGAGCAGAAAGTGATGTTGATGTCACGGATACCTGTAAGCAAATTGAAAAAAAGTTAAATGAGACTAAAAAGGAGATTTATAAGAACTTGACTGCTTGGCAGCGAGTACAATTATCTAGACATCCATCTAGGCCATATACATTAGATTATATAAATGCTATATGTGGAGATTCTTTCTTAGAATTACATGGAGATCGTAATGTTAAAGATGACAAAGCGATGATTGGAGGTTTAGGTAAAATTGGTGATCAAAGTTTTATGTTCATTGGTCAACAAAAAGGATACAATACAAAGACAAGACAATATAGAAATTTTGGGATGGCTAATCCTGAGGGATATAGAAAAGCGCTTCGTTTGATGAAAAGCGCTGAGAAATTCAATATTCCTGTAGTTTGTTTTGTTGATACTCCAGGAGCATATCCCGGTTTAGAAGCTGAGGAAAGAGGACAAGGAGAAGCTATTGCTAGAAATATCCTAGAAATGACACGCCTTAAAGTTCCTATTACTGTTATAATTATCGGTGAAGGTGCAAGTGGAGGTGCATTAGGAATAGGAGTAGGAGATAAAGTATTGATGCTAGAAAATTCTTGGTACTCCGTAATTTCTCCTGAGAACTGTTCTTCTATATTATGGAGAAGTTGGGAGCAAAAGGAAATTGCTGCCGAAGCATTGAAATTAACTGCAAAAGATAGTGCTAAACTTAAAGTTGTGGATGAAATCGTAAGAGAACCACTTGGTGGGGCTCATAGTGATCGTGAAAAAACATTTAAAGCTGTTCGAGACAAAATTTTGTCATCTTTTGAAGAGATGAAAAACTTATCACCAGAAGAATTGGTAGAAAAGCGTATGGATAAATATGCAAATATGGGGGTCTTCAAAGGCTAA